Sequence from the Nocardioides exalbidus genome:
GACTCGTCACCGCAACGCACCTCGGCGCCAGCGAGGACGTCCGTTGGCGCCTCGTCGACGACCGCCGAAAGTCCAGCCCGCCGACTCGGACTCTTGCTCGGGAACAGCCGCCAGAACATTCCCGCTGTGCCTGTCCACCGCTGGCCCTCGCAGCACCACTCGCCGTACGAGCGATCCCGCGACGCGGTCGTACAACGGGGTGAGGAAACGGAACGCTCCGATAGCGGCCACATTGGCGGGACCGACGTGGACATGGCGCCGCGGACGCTCGAGACATTCCACCACCGCTGTGGCCACCCGCGCTGCAGGCACAACAGGAGGCGGAGCCGAACCCGCGCTGCCCGCATACGAACCCGCCTGATCGTAGATCGGGGTGTCGACGGCACCCGGAGACACCAGGCAGACATGAATGTCGCGTTCGCCTCGAAGCTCCATCTGAAGCGCGCGGACCAGCCCCAACTGGCCCCACTTCGCGGCGTTGTAGGCACCCATCTCAGGCACGGCAATGTGTGCGAGGAGCGAGCTGACCACGACCAACGTTCCACGGCCCTGTCGCCGGAAGATCGGAAGGACCTCACGTGCCAGGTGCGCCGTTCCCTGGATCGCCGTCTGCACGACCACGTCGAAGACATCAGCGGGGATCTTCTCGACCCGTCCATAGGCCATCACCTGGGCTGTGGAGACCACGCCGTCGATGCGTCCGTACGTCGTCATCACGGCGTCGAGACCGGCCGCGACCGACGCATCATCGGTCAGGTCAACCTGCACCAGCAATGGATCGCCCGACAAGGCGGCGGCCGCGCGCGCCAACGCCACTTCGTCTCGGGCCGCGATCGCGAGACGGACGTCCGAATCCGCCAGTAGGGCGCTTGTCGCCAGACCTATCCCGGACGTGCCGCCGACGACCAGCACCACCCGGGACCGATCGGACGCAGCGGCGAGGTGCAGGGCCATCAGTTCCCAACTTCGATCAGGTGTGGAGGTTCACAGGCCCCGATCTGTGATCGTTGCTGAACTTCAGCATCGCGTGAGCGCCGCCAGTGCACCTCACCCCTGGAGAGGTCTGCCCGGGTGAGCCTGTAGCGTCTTCTGACCGCGACGCCAAGAGCTGCGGCGGCTTCGAGCTCACACCGGGGAGCCGGGCAACGACCCCGTCTCGACGACTTGCTCGGCCACCGAGAACAGCTTGATGTTCTGCTCGGAGGAGATCCGCTTCAAGACGCCGAATGCCTGTTCCGTCGTGAGCGAGTACTGGACCCGAAGCATGCCGGTGGCCTCACCGATCAGCTGGCGACTCGTCAGTGCGGTGTGGAGCTGCTCCTTCTCGACCGATGAGTCCAGGGCCACAGCCGAGTGCGCGGCCACCACCATTCCGTCGAGACGGTCCTGATAGCTGAACGCATCGATCTCGTACGCGTACAGGTTCAGCGTTCCGATGCTGTCTGCATCCGTGAACAGACGAAACCCCAGGTACGAGCGGATTCCCGCCTCGCCTGCCACCTTCTTGCCCCAGTTGGGCCACGGTAGCGGAGCCATCAGGTCGGGCACGTAGATGACATCCATCGAGTTCAGCTCCGTGATGGACGGACCCTCTCCCAGCTCACGCTGAAGGTCATCGAGCTGCTGGACCGACGAGTCCGTGTGGGCACACGTGTCGTGGCGGCCGTGCCGGAGCACGCACACCGCGGCGACGTCACAGCCGGAGACGAGTTCGACAGCCGCCTCGGCGATCCCGAGCAGCGTGTCGTCCTTGCCCGACCTGCCAGTCAACTTTCGCGAGGCCTCTGCCACACGTTCGGCGAAGTTGCCTCGATCCGACATCTGTTGCCCTCCCATGTGAAGCGATGCTGAGCATCGTAGACACTCCGAACGCTCTAGACAGCCCGGGTGGCCGCTTCATGACCACCCGGGCCTGAGCCCCGGTGACGTCGCGACGTCACGGGAGCCTGCGGCGAAGTACCCCCGGATGAGCCCACCATGCGCAGCCCCATGCATGAAGGCTGGCGAGTGCCCCCCGCCCACCGACGCCCGCGACTCACGACGGAAGAGTGATGAGGCTGCTGCCGATGAGACGGTCACCCGACTGCCAACCTCCGCTGCACCACAGCGCGAACGAGCAAGGCGTCTCGCCATGCCCACAGGCGCGGCCAACGAGCACAGCGCGACCGTCTCGATGCGATCTTCCTGGCGTCGCGATGAGCCGCTTGTCGCAGACCCTGTACGGACATCCGACCCGACGCCGCGGTCAAGGCGTGGAACATCTACGCCCTTGGCTGCGCGCGGCGGTCAGCGACCTCACAGCTACGTTTCACGATCGACCCGCGACTCACGACTCTGCAGCCTCAGCGTGTCCTTTGTAGGGCCATCTGCCAAGAGCTGTGAACGCTGCAGTTCCGCTGTCGTTTGGCACGTCGATGGTTGACGACCGAGGGAGCGCTTCCTCTATTGCATGTAGATTCAGCACTGATGGCGTCGGGACCAGGCGTCTTTGTCCTGAACGGGGGGTCTCGCATGCGACCCGTACTGAATTGCATCCTTCTGCGTTCTGGCGCTCGTCTGATATTGGCCGGCGACTTCGATGATGGCGCCACCGAACGTCTCTCTGACGTATTCACCTTCCTCAGACGCCGCAACTGCAATGTCGTCGACGTTGACGCCCAAGGCGTGACATCAATCGACGCCGGTTGCCTACACATGTTGCAACTCGAGGCAACTCGACTGGCCCGTTCAGCAGGCCAGATTCACCTCATTGCCGCGTCTCCAGTCGTCGCAGAGTCGGCCACATCGACGGACTACCCGGACCTGGTCAACACAATGCGGGATCGAGCGGCGTGCGCGCCGACCCCATCGACCTGACTGGGTGTGCAAGAGGCACAATTCGCGGACCGGGTCTTCAGTGAAACGGCTGCCGCTACCGACGATGCGGCGCGGCACGCGAACACGAACACGTACGACGAGTCGTCCGAGGTCGGTGCCTGGCCACGACATGGGATCAACATGTAGCGGTGAGCCGAAGCCGGAAGCGTGACGAGGGATGCCCGGATCGAGGCACGCGCGTCGCGCTGGGACCCGCCATGTGTTAACGAGGGCTGCCCCTCAAGAGTGGTCGCGATTGCCGCTCATGTTTCGATCGCGGTGATTGATGTCGTGCAAGAGCTCGCTCATGCTGTCCTGGTCGACTGTCCACCTCTTCTTGGTCTGCTGAGACATGGACACATCCACGGATTGCCGGATCCGAAGGAGTGTATACCCCCCGACGCCGTCGATGCCCATCTGGCAGAGATGGCAGGCTGAAGGTCATGGTGGACAGCGACTACGACCAGTTCGCCGAGGCCTATGCCTCTGCAAACGCTAGCGGCTTCTTCAATGCCTGGTACGAGAAACCGGCGATGCTCCGCCTGTTGGGCGATGTCCGCGGGAAACGGATCCTCGACGCCGGGTGCGGGTCCGGTCCCGCCAGTGTGTCTTTGACTGAAGCCGGCGGCGAGGTCAGCGGGTTCGACCTCAGTGCCGCAATGATCGAGATCGCGCGGCGCAACCTGCCGGATGCGGACCTGCGCGTGCACGATCTGGCCGAGCCGCTGCCCTGGGACGACGACACTTTTGACATCGTGGTGGCGTCACTGGTGCTGCACTACCTACCGAATTGGTCCGACCCGTTGTCCGAGTTCAACCGGGTTCTCGGACCGAGGGGACGTCTGCTGATCTCGGTGAACCATCCAGGCGCGTTCCCTATCGTCCACCCGGATCTCGAGTACTTCGGGGTCACCAAGTACACAGAGGACTACGAGTTCGCTGGCCGCAGCGTCGACCTGACGTTCTTCCACCGGCCGCTGAGCACCATGGCGACATCATTCGCTGAGGGTGGCTTCCGGATCGTCGGAATCCACGAACCCCCGGCCGATCCCGACACCCCCGTCGAGGTGCTGCCTCGCGGCGTCGAGCCCGGAGGCCAGTTCCTCGGCTTCCTCTTCTTCGATCTCGAGGCACGCTGAACTTCGCGAGGCAAGACCGGAAGCCACCACGCCACATCAAGCAACTTGATCATGGTCAGATCGTCGCCCTCGGCGCGGGCTCCAACCGGTGCAGAGGGATGTCGTCATCTCAGGGTGCCGGCTGATCTTCCTCGCCGGACGCTGCTAGTCCACGCAGCCTTCTGGCCTCGCGGAGGCTCAGCTTCCCCCCGCACCAGTCCACGACGTCACGGACGTTCAGGCCCTCGACGTGCGTCATCTGACGGATCGCCTCGCCAGCTCTGAGTTCTGCTTGAGCCACAGCCGAATCTCGTTCCGCCAATGCGCTGATGACGTCGACCGCTAGATTCTCGAGTCTCTTGCCGCGCCTCAGCAGTGACGCGCGGCGCTGCGACGCGACAGTGCGAGCGTCTCGACGAGCGAATTCGTCGACTGGTCTGCCCATTCATCCTCACCCACCTCCTCCATCGGGGACACCTACACAGGGTTGCCCGCGTGTTGAGCGATCAAGGCGCACCCGCAACAGAGGGGCAGGCTGCTTCCGTTCCGTACGGGCTCGCCGGACTCCACATCGCGGGGTGACCAGCCAGCCAAACTGACCGTCTCACCTCGGACGACCACGATCGCTCCCACGGCGGGCAAGCGCCCTGCGCACCGCGCACCAGATGGACCGAGCGCCAGGGTCACGAAAGACCTGACACTGAGTTGGGCGACTTCATTCAGGGCCGGTTGGCACACGCGCCGAGCGCCGAGCGCCGCACACCCGCGACACATCGCGCCGTCGTAGTGATTGCCGTGGTGACGACCGCGCTGAAGTAGCGACAGCCCCCACCAGCCGCGCCGCTCCCCTGCTACCCGCGGACGGCTTCAGGGGGACCAGCGTCGTCCCAGAGACATCGACGAGAACACGGGGCTTTGCAGTTCAAATCTACCCACGGTTCCTGATCTGCGTTTCCACAGGTCAAGAAGGTTCTTCTCGGTCGGGCCGAACAGACTTGAACCTGCGACCCCGAGACCTCAACGGGTCAGATCGTCCCTGCACGACGATGGTGCTCATCTTCCGCACAGACCTCTGACCTGCGCAAACGCTGCTCTTCTCACGAATCGGGGGCCTTCGCGATCTTGACCCAACCTGATGCACTGTGACGGCCGCGAAGCGTTTATGGTCCATAAACGGGCTATCCGGGGCATTTGGCTCAAATCCGACGAAGCCCCTGACCTGCGTTTCCGCAGGTCAGGGGCTTCATTTCGGTCGGGCTGACAGGATTTGAACCTGCGACCCCCTGACACTCAACGCGCACTTTCGACGGCCGTCCATCTTTTGACTTCTCTTGCAGGAGAGGGCCCTGACCTGCGAAGACACGGAACGCCGGCGTCAGGGCGGCCCGTTTGCGTTGACTGAATCGGTCGCAGTTTGAGCATTTTCGAGAGTGTTTACGGTCCATAAACGGTCCACGACTCACGTCGCACGCGCTCCCCCGCTACTCATCCCGCTGTCGGTTCCGATCCAGGTCGAACTCGACCACCGGCAGGTGCAAGGCGGGGGGTCGTACGAAGGCCCCGCGCGACGCCCGCGGACCCGCCAACGTCGCCAATCACCGCGCTCCTGTCCGTGACCGCGATGAACGTCCGCATCCTCCAATTGCGGAAACGCGGTGGCCTCTCCCGCGCCCGCCGAGCTACCTTCCACCAGACCTTGCCCTAGGCGGTGGCTGCACCCCACAGCGCCGCCCAGCACGCGGAGAGGGAGGCTGCCCGTTCGAGCCGGGCCAGGGTGGGCTCACCGCCTTGCACCTGGGCGAGCGACCAGATCTGGCACCCCTCTGTGTCAAGAAGCTGCCGGGAGTGTTGTCTTAGGCTGGGTTCTGGCGGGTCCGGGAAGTGGCTTGTCCGAAGAGTTGGTGTGGGGCTGTGAGCCAGCCGCGCTGGAGTCAGAGTCGTTGCTCCGTTGCCCTCCCGGGCCCGTCCTCGTTGGTGTCCTGGTGGTGCGGACGGCGTCGTTGAGCATGGTCTGGAAGACGATGTCGGACAGTCGGCGCTTCACGCACCGCATGGCTTCCATGGGTGCTTTCCCGTCGGCCTTCTTGCGGTCGTAGTAGGCCCTGCCCTGGGTGGGATTGCGCAGTTGCACGCGGGCCATCGTGTGCAGGACCCGGTTGATCTGCCGGTTGCCTTTGCGGGACAGCCGGTGCCGGGTCTGGTCACCGGAGGACGCGTCGATGGGTGCGGTGCCGTTCCAGGACGCGAAGTGGGCCTTGTTCGGGAACCGGGTGATGTCTCCGACCTCGACCAGCAGCCGTGCTGCGCCGGTGGGTCCGATGCCGTGCAGGTCCAACAGCGTGGTTCCGGTGTCCTTCACGAGCTCGGTGAGCTCCTTGTTCGCTTCCTTCTTCCGGGCGTAGATCCGCTCGAGGTCCGCGACGAGCTCGGCGGCCACGCGGCGGCGGGTCTTGCCGACGACATCGCGTGGTCGGATCTTGGCCAGCAGCGCCTTGGCCTGAGCCGCAGACAGGTCGCGCTTCGCGCCACCGGGGATCAACTCGAGCAGCAGCTGGTGCAGCTGCGACGTCTTGCGGGTGTGCTCCTCGCCCAGCGAGCGACGCCGATCGACCAGGAGCCGCAGCACTGCGAGCTGCTCGTCGTCGACGACCGGACGCAGTCCGGCCATCCGGGTCCCGACCAGGGCGACGGAGTGCGCGTCGGTGGCGTCGGTCTTGCGCCCCTGACCGGTGGAAAACACCCGGGCTCGCGCCGTCAGCTTCGGCGGCACATCGACGACCTCCTCGCCCGCGGCGAGCAGCCTGACCGCGACGTGATGACCGATCCCCGAGCATCCTTCGATCGCCCAGACGTGGTCAGGGAACTGGCTGATATAGCGCCCCATCTCGGCGAACCCGACCTCGTCAGTGCCGAACCGACCGCCACCGAGGACGGTCTCGTCGGCTGTCATCACCTCGATCGTCACCGACCGTTTGTGCGGGTCCATCCCGATCACCACACGACTGCTCTCGTCCTTCATCAGCTCCTCCGATGCTCGCTCCATCACTGGTTGTCGAGTCGGGAGGGCAACGCTGCTTCGAGCTGGGCAATCCCCTCTTGAGCCTCTCCTGGCCCTGGCGACGCCCGGGACCGCGCAGGCCAAATGAGAGCCACACGACCAGCGTGGGCAGCCGAAATGAGAGCGACGACCCGGGCGCCTGGACCGAGCCTCGCCAGACACCGGTCCTACGTCAATGAAACAAGCAGCCGATGTCCGGATGTACGTGCGCCGCGACGGCTGTGGGCGGTGAGTCGCGACTTGTGGCGATCTGAAGCGCTCTCGACAGTTTCAGCATACTGAAACTATCGTGCGAGGATGCGAGTCGTCGTGGTCGGTGCCGGCATCGGTGGGCTTGCGCTCGCGCAGGGGCTTGTCAGGCGCGGACTCGACGTTGTCGTGCTCGAGCGGGACACCGACCTCGCGCACACGGGTGGCTATCGCCTGCATCTGGGCACGAGCGCAGTCGATTCTCTCGCGCGCGAGCTGCCGCCCATGGTGTGGCAGTCCCTGCGCGCTGCCAGCGCGGGGCCGGAGTCGTTCACGGCGATGCACCTCGCGGATCGGCAGCTGCGCCTGCTCGGGCGCGTGAGGCCTGAGGGGGGCCGGCACATGCTGGTTGGCCGACGCCCGTTGCGTGTCACGCTCGCGACAGGCCTGGGCGCCCACGTGAGGCTTGGTGAGGAAGCCACCGGCTTCGTCCGAGAGGGTTCGTCGGTCCGCGTGCTCACGCGGTCCGGCACGGAGGTCGCCTGCGACTTGGTGGTCGCTGCTGACGGGGTCGGCTCGGCGATCGCCAGCCAGGCTGCCGGCCGCCCCACGTCTGCACCGATCGGTCTCGTGGGCCTGGCCGGCCGCCATCTCGACGTCGCAGCCATTGACCGCAAGGCGCCGCCGTACCTCACCGCGGGGCCCGCTCTTGCGTTCGGTCCGCGGGGCGTCGGGCTGTTCCTCAGCCGCCATGACCCCGCGACAGCAGACGTCGATCCAGGAGCGGGCCCGGCACACATCGAGGAGCCGTCCTGGATCTGGGGTCTCATCCTGACCCGGGCCGCGTCCGAGCGCCGGCTGCCAGACCTGGTCGAGGCCTCAGCACGCACTCGCGGGTGGGCGCCGTGGGCACGGCACCTGATGTCCACCACCCCGCCCGACCAGATCGGCACCTACCGCTTCCACGCCTCCGACCCGACCGCGCCGACGTTCGGGTGGCCGGCGTCGAACGTCACCGCCCTCGGCGACGCGGTCCACGCCATGCCACCCACCGCTGGCCAGTCCGCCGCGACCGCCATCGAGGACGCCGCCGACCTCCTTGGTGCCGTGGACCGGGTCACGTCTGGCGCGGTGACCCTCCCGGTCGCTCTGGCGGATTACCACCACGTGGTGGATCGGCGCGCACGCCCCCGGATCCGCGAATCCCTCGGACCGGCCACGTGGGTGGCCCGCACCAGCGGACCAGCCGCCGGGATGGCACTCACCGCCGCGACGAACCTCATCCACGGCTACCGCACCCTGACCCGGAGCACCACGTGACCGGACAGTCCCGACCCGCGGCGCAGTCAACGGCCCGGCCGTCCGCGGTCTGGCCGCCGGTGCTGTGGCCGGTCGTCCAGATCGGGCACCTGGCACGCCGCCGCTTCGACACCATCTTCGCTGTTGAGGGACTCAACGGTCAGCAGTTCGGTGTGCTGAGCGCACTGGCCGACGGCGACGACCTGAGCTCGTCCGACCTCGCCCGTGCCATCCTCGTCCGCCCCCAGTCCATGGCCGCGCTCATCGACTCGCTCGTCCAGCGCGGACTCGTCGAGCGTCACGGCCCTCGAGGGCGAGGCCGCCGGGCACCCATCCGACTCACCCGCGACGGTCACGACGTGCTGGCCCGCGTACGCCCCTTGGTCGCCAGCCTCGCTAGCGAGGAAGTGACCGGCCTCGACACGGACGAGACAGCCCAGCTGCACCACCTGCTCGCCAAGCTACGTAGCGCCCTCGTCGGGCAAGAGCCTGGGACAGAACACGAGCCCGAGTCTGGCTCAGAACCGTGAGCCGTCGGCCGGAGTGGGTCGGCACCGCGGTGGGCGTCGGGCAGAACGTCGTCCTGCCCATCGCCTCCTACCTGCTGCTGGTGGCTGCCGGGTGGTCACCGGTCTGGGCGCTGGCCGGTTCTGCTGCTGTCAGTGTGCTGGCACTGGCCGTCGACCGGCTCCGCGGGGAACCGTTCAACGCGCTCGGTGGCCTGGTCCTGCTGCGGTTCGGGCTGTCGTTCGCGTTGGCGTGGCTCACCGGCAACGCGCGCATCCTCCTCGTCAAGGACGGCGTCATCACGCTCGTCATCGCAGCGTTCGCCCTGTGGTCGCTGACCTGGAGCCGTCCCCTCATCGCACGCATCCGCCGCGACCTGTCCGCCGACCGCCACGCATTCGACGAGCGCCTCGACACTGACCCCGCCCAGCGGCGTCTGCACGCACGTCTGACCCTGATGTGGGCGGCCGGCCTGGCGGTCGAGGCCACCACCTCGATCCTCGTCTCGCTCCTCGCGCCCATCACCGCAGCCGTCGTCATCACCAACATCACCGGACCAGCAACCATCGTCGCCCTCATCGCGATCACCGAGTACGCCGCGCGCAGTCACCGAGCCACGCCACCCAACACGCCCACCCCGTGAGTGCGGCAGCGTAGAACGCCCCACGCGCACGTGGCGCCGCAACGATACGTGCGACCAGCGACGCCCCACAGCCCGACGCCCGACGCCGGTCTCGGCATGATCGGAATGGGCACCGCCGGACTCGGCGGCTATCTGGGCGGCGCAATGCCACATCGTGCGCACTCGACGTCGGCCGCGCTCGTCGTCGGTCGCCACCAGGTAGACGTTGACGGAGCGCAGGCCGTCGTTAGGCAGCGGGATGCGGTGGATGCCCTCGGCCACCGGCCACGCTTCCGGTGCGGTCCAGTGCTCCCCGGAGTCGGGCGAGACGGCGTGCGCTGTGGCGCTGCCGGGCTCGCTCGGTGACATCGCGGCGACTCTACGAGACGATCGGATCGCGGGCCGTGCGGCCCGAGCAGCCCACCCCCTCGAGCCGGCGACCGGCGTGTCGCTGGACGCCCCCGAGCCAAGGAGCCCTCGTGAAGTACGCCAACGTCACCAGCACCCTCGCTCTAGTCGTCGCCCTGAGTGGCACCGGCTACGCCGCCGGCGCCCTGCCCAGGAACAGCGTGACCTCCGCCCAGGTCAAGGACGGCTCGCTCAAGGTCAAGGACGTCAAGGCCACCGAGCTTGCCCGCCTGCGTGGTCCGGCGGGCGCGGCCGGTCAGGCGGGCCCGTCCGGTCCGGCCGGTCCGGCCGGTCCGGCCGGTCCGGCCGGCACGTTCCCCGCGGCCAGCTCCGCCCTGGTGCCCGTCGCGGTGGTGCGGGTGGACGCCGCTGGGGTGTTGCGACCCGGGTCGAGGTTCCGAGCACCCGCCACCGGCACCCCGACCGTCACCAGGTCCTTTGCGGGCGTCTACGACATCGCCGTGCCGGGCGTCGTCTACGACGCCGACGACATCGCCGTGTGCACCTTGGGGCAGGGCGCCCGGGGCACAGTCTCGATCGGCAGCAACCTGGGGAGGCTGACGGTATTCACCTACGACCCGAACCAGAACGCCGCCGACCGGGGCTTTGTCTGTGCTGTCTACGACCCGGTCTGACGGCGCGAGCGCAGCCACATCAGCCCGGCGAGCGGCAGCACGAGGGGCACGAAGCCGTACCCGATGCCATAGTCGGACCACACGCTGACGTCGGGGAACCACTCGCTCACCCTGCGGCTGAGGGTGCCGACGACAAGTATCCTGGCCAGCTCGAGCCACGGCGTCCGGCGCCCGGGCACCGTCATGGTCCGCATCAGATAACGGAGCGAAGCAGACTCCTGTCCGTCGTCTCCTTCAGTCCCGACAACGCTGGACCGGACCACATGCGACATTCCTCCGCGTGCCGGGGACATGGGGAACCTGCGGAGCCCAGCCGTGCGCGCCTGCGGGCGATGTGTGAGACAGGAGTGTGCGCCGGCGGTGGGATCTGCCTGCGTTGTTAGCCTGCGCCGGTGGCATTGGAGAGAGACGACGGAGCGCGAGAAGCGTTCCTTCGTGGCCTCAGGCTGGGCGTCCCGTTCGGGGTGGTCGGCTTATTCCTCAGCGCGTCATTCGGTGTGCTGGCCCGACAGGCAGGATTCAGCGTGGCCCAGGCCATCGTCACGGCGATGATTGTCTTCGCTGGCTCGGCGCAGTTTGCCGCGTTGTCTGTGATCACTGTCGGAGGCGGCATTCCCGCGGCCTTGACCGCCGGGAGCCTGATGAACGCGCGATTCCTAGCCATGGGTATCGCGCTGGCGCCATCCTTGCCGGGCGGCCCGATGAAGCGCGCAGCGCAGGGACAAGCCGTCGTCGACTCCTCGTGGGCGCTCGCCAATCGCGGGGACGGCACCTTCGACCGGTGGGTGTTGTTCGGTACGACGGTCCCGCAGTACGTGACCTGGTCGGTGGGCGCGGTCGTGGGCGCGCTGTTCGGAGACGCTCTCGGTGACACGCACCGGCTGGGCCTGGACGCGATCTATCCAGTGTTCTTCCTGTCGCTCCTGCTCGCGGAACTCCGGAACCCGAATTCTCGCTGGGTGGCCGTCTGCGGCGGCCTTCTCGCGCTCGCTCTGATGCCGATCAGCCCTCCGGGTGTGCCAATCCTGGCGGCGAGCACCGTCACCCTCGTCGGACTGGTGCGGAGGTCGAAGTGACCCTGACCTACACCCAGGTCTGGGTCCTGATCCTAGGCCTGGCCACACTGACCGTGCTGATCAAGGCGCTCGGCCCGTTGCTACTCGGCGGCCGGGAGCTACCACCCTGGTTCTCCCGCGTCATCGTGCTGATGGCACCCGCGCTTCTTAGCGCGCTGGTCGTGACTTCGGTGTTCGCCACCGGGCGCTCATGGTCTGTGGGTGCACACACCGTGGGTGTCGGAGTGGCCGCGGTGATGCTCTGGCGTCGCTGCTCACTAGTGTTGTCCGCCGTGGTGGCAGTCCTTGTCACTGCCGCGCTGCGGGCGATCTGAGACCCGAGCAGTGGCGTCGTCCGACCTCCAGGTCTGCCACATGAATGTGTCACAGATGTTGATGAGACCGGTCCACCACGGTCAGGCCCACTGGAGCCGGGCGCAGTCCCGGGCCGAGGACCGTCTCACGCGCCGGCCGCGCACCCGAGGCTGACTCGGCCGCAGGGGCGCCGGCACGCCCCGGCGAGATCGACGGGCGCAGGCCGCGGGCTCACCCCGCGCCCGAACGTGCCAGCTCAAGAGTCGCGAGACCAAGGAGGGCACCTTGTGGACACCCTGACCTTCATCGGCACAGCCACCACCATCATCAAGCTGGGCAGCTTCACGCTGCTCACCGACCCCAACTTCCTGCACCGAGGTCAACGTGCCTATCTCGGCAAGGGACTCTGGTC
This genomic interval carries:
- a CDS encoding VC0807 family protein, producing the protein MSRRPEWVGTAVGVGQNVVLPIASYLLLVAAGWSPVWALAGSAAVSVLALAVDRLRGEPFNALGGLVLLRFGLSFALAWLTGNARILLVKDGVITLVIAAFALWSLTWSRPLIARIRRDLSADRHAFDERLDTDPAQRRLHARLTLMWAAGLAVEATTSILVSLLAPITAAVVITNITGPATIVALIAITEYAARSHRATPPNTPTP
- a CDS encoding AzlC family ABC transporter permease — protein: MVGLFLSASFGVLARQAGFSVAQAIVTAMIVFAGSAQFAALSVITVGGGIPAALTAGSLMNARFLAMGIALAPSLPGGPMKRAAQGQAVVDSSWALANRGDGTFDRWVLFGTTVPQYVTWSVGAVVGALFGDALGDTHRLGLDAIYPVFFLSLLLAELRNPNSRWVAVCGGLLALALMPISPPGVPILAASTVTLVGLVRRSK
- a CDS encoding SDR family NAD(P)-dependent oxidoreductase, with the translated sequence MALHLAAASDRSRVVLVVGGTSGIGLATSALLADSDVRLAIAARDEVALARAAAALSGDPLLVQVDLTDDASVAAGLDAVMTTYGRIDGVVSTAQVMAYGRVEKIPADVFDVVVQTAIQGTAHLAREVLPIFRRQGRGTLVVVSSLLAHIAVPEMGAYNAAKWGQLGLVRALQMELRGERDIHVCLVSPGAVDTPIYDQAGSYAGSAGSAPPPVVPAARVATAVVECLERPRRHVHVGPANVAAIGAFRFLTPLYDRVAGSLVRRVVLRGPAVDRHSGNVLAAVPEQESESAGWTFGGRRRGANGRPRWRRGALR
- a CDS encoding class I SAM-dependent methyltransferase, coding for MVDSDYDQFAEAYASANASGFFNAWYEKPAMLRLLGDVRGKRILDAGCGSGPASVSLTEAGGEVSGFDLSAAMIEIARRNLPDADLRVHDLAEPLPWDDDTFDIVVASLVLHYLPNWSDPLSEFNRVLGPRGRLLISVNHPGAFPIVHPDLEYFGVTKYTEDYEFAGRSVDLTFFHRPLSTMATSFAEGGFRIVGIHEPPADPDTPVEVLPRGVEPGGQFLGFLFFDLEAR
- a CDS encoding MarR family winged helix-turn-helix transcriptional regulator; translated protein: MTGQSRPAAQSTARPSAVWPPVLWPVVQIGHLARRRFDTIFAVEGLNGQQFGVLSALADGDDLSSSDLARAILVRPQSMAALIDSLVQRGLVERHGPRGRGRRAPIRLTRDGHDVLARVRPLVASLASEEVTGLDTDETAQLHHLLAKLRSALVGQEPGTEHEPESGSEP
- a CDS encoding FAD-dependent oxidoreductase — protein: MRVVVVGAGIGGLALAQGLVRRGLDVVVLERDTDLAHTGGYRLHLGTSAVDSLARELPPMVWQSLRAASAGPESFTAMHLADRQLRLLGRVRPEGGRHMLVGRRPLRVTLATGLGAHVRLGEEATGFVREGSSVRVLTRSGTEVACDLVVAADGVGSAIASQAAGRPTSAPIGLVGLAGRHLDVAAIDRKAPPYLTAGPALAFGPRGVGLFLSRHDPATADVDPGAGPAHIEEPSWIWGLILTRAASERRLPDLVEASARTRGWAPWARHLMSTTPPDQIGTYRFHASDPTAPTFGWPASNVTALGDAVHAMPPTAGQSAATAIEDAADLLGAVDRVTSGAVTLPVALADYHHVVDRRARPRIRESLGPATWVARTSGPAAGMALTAATNLIHGYRTLTRSTT
- a CDS encoding AzlD domain-containing protein codes for the protein MTLTYTQVWVLILGLATLTVLIKALGPLLLGGRELPPWFSRVIVLMAPALLSALVVTSVFATGRSWSVGAHTVGVGVAAVMLWRRCSLVLSAVVAVLVTAALRAI
- a CDS encoding IS110 family transposase, with protein sequence MKDESSRVVIGMDPHKRSVTIEVMTADETVLGGGRFGTDEVGFAEMGRYISQFPDHVWAIEGCSGIGHHVAVRLLAAGEEVVDVPPKLTARARVFSTGQGRKTDATDAHSVALVGTRMAGLRPVVDDEQLAVLRLLVDRRRSLGEEHTRKTSQLHQLLLELIPGGAKRDLSAAQAKALLAKIRPRDVVGKTRRRVAAELVADLERIYARKKEANKELTELVKDTGTTLLDLHGIGPTGAARLLVEVGDITRFPNKAHFASWNGTAPIDASSGDQTRHRLSRKGNRQINRVLHTMARVQLRNPTQGRAYYDRKKADGKAPMEAMRCVKRRLSDIVFQTMLNDAVRTTRTPTRTGPGGQRSNDSDSSAAGSQPHTNSSDKPLPGPARTQPKTTLPAAS
- a CDS encoding GAF and ANTAR domain-containing protein, which translates into the protein MGGQQMSDRGNFAERVAEASRKLTGRSGKDDTLLGIAEAAVELVSGCDVAAVCVLRHGRHDTCAHTDSSVQQLDDLQRELGEGPSITELNSMDVIYVPDLMAPLPWPNWGKKVAGEAGIRSYLGFRLFTDADSIGTLNLYAYEIDAFSYQDRLDGMVVAAHSAVALDSSVEKEQLHTALTSRQLIGEATGMLRVQYSLTTEQAFGVLKRISSEQNIKLFSVAEQVVETGSLPGSPV